The following are encoded in a window of Drosophila simulans strain w501 chromosome 3L, Prin_Dsim_3.1, whole genome shotgun sequence genomic DNA:
- the LOC6738287 gene encoding cuticle protein — MFKLVVLSALLAVAAARPGHLLESSPLVYAAPAATTIVQEPVLAKVGAVVKSVPTAVSQQNQSVVHSHAHVVEDVVAPVVKSTPVVSYAAAAPVVHTSYAAAPVVHTSYAAAAPVVHTSYAAAAPVLATSYAQVAASSPLTYTATGSLSSTHSKSVSLSSDTSRRSQLHTKMFKLFVLAALLAVAAAKPGHLAAAPLVYSAPATTTVVQEPVLAKVGAVVKSVPTAVSHQSLTQVHSTPVVEDVVAPVVKTTAVHSAPVLAAAPIVKTVAPVAYSAPLAYSAPVAYSSYAAPLAYSAPVAYSAPLSYAAPAPLLHHAPLTYAAGAW, encoded by the exons ATGTTCAAGTTGGTGGTATTGTCTGCTCTGCTCGCCGTAGCCGCTGCCCGTCCCGGTCACCTGTTGGAGTCCTCCCCGCTGGTCTACGCCGCCCCAGCAGCGACGACCATCGTCCAGGAGCCCGTTCTGGCCAAGGTGGGAGCCGTGGTGAAGAGCGTGCCCACTGCCGTCAGCCAACAGAACCAGTCGGTGGTGCACAGTCACGCTCATGTTGTCGAGGATGTCGTTGCTCCCGTGGTGAAGTCCACTCCGGTGGTCAGCtatgctgctgccgctccagTGGTTCACACCTCATATGCCGCTGCTCCCGTTGTCCACACCAGCtacgctgctgctgctccagttgTTCACACCTCCTACGCCGCCGCCGCTCCCGTTCTGGCCACATCCTACGCCCAAGTGGCCGCCTCCTCGCCGCTGACCTACACCGCCACTGGT TCCCTCAGCTCAACACATTCGAAGTCTGTCTCCCTATCCAGCGACACCAGTCGAAGAAGCCAACTCCACaccaaaatgttcaaattg TTCGTTCTCGCTGCTCTTTTGGCCGTGGCCGCCGCGAAGCCCGGTCacctggctgctgctcctctggTCTACAGCGCtcccgccaccaccaccgtcGTCCAGGAGCCCGTTCTGGCCAAAGTGGGTGCCGTTGTGAAGAGCGTTCCCACCGCCGTGTCCCACCAGAGCCTGACCCAGGTGCACAGCACCCCCGTGGTGGAGGATGTGGTGGCTCCCGTGGTCAAGACCACCGCTGTCCACTCCGCTCCCGTGTTGGCCGCCGCACCCATTGTGAAGACTGTGGCTCCCGTCGCCTACTCTGCTCCTCTGGCCTACTCCGCCCCGGTGGCCTACTCCTCGTACGCTGCTCCTCTGGCTTATTCCGCACCGGTGGCCTACTCCGCACCCCTCTCCTACGCCGCCCCCGCTCCTCTGCTGCACCACGCCCCCCTGACCTACGCCGCTGGCGCCTGGTAA
- the LOC6738288 gene encoding uncharacterized protein LOC6738288, producing MDYLLKAILFLLLLSFHCTDGYVNGRHEIVRREVNVTEVDGGLRGALTMLFQPLADLAAKLKLEIPLISNSRTKNFN from the exons ATGGATTACCTGTTGAAAGCG ATACTTTTTCTACTCCTACTGAGCTTCCACTGCACCGATGGATATGTTAATGGCCGCCACGAGATAGTCAGAAGGGAGGTGAACGTGACAGAGGTGGATGGCGGATTGCGTGGAGCACTAACCATGTTATTCCAGCCCCTTGCTGATCTTGCTGCCAAGTTAAAGTTGGAGATACCCCTGATTTCAAACTCCCGCACCAAAAACTTTAACTAA